The sequence CGGAAACTAGCATTAGTTCATGCTGCATGCCGTTATTTGTGCTACATTATCCATCAAGGGCAACGACTAAAAAGAAAACGTGTTCCCCACATCCCTACACAATCAACCATAGAAAGACAAAAAGTTCGTGATGAACTAATGTCTCGACTtaggaatagtaaaaaatgCTATGATGTAATACGCATGGGTCCACAAGCTTTTCAaggtttgtgtgacattttgcAGAGAGATGGTGATCTTCAAGACACACAGCGTGCCACGGTTGAAGAGCAAGTTGGCAAGTTTCTTCACATGTTAGCACATAATCAGACAACTCGTACAATGTCCTTCTTTTTTTGTCGTTCCAGTGAGACCATTAGTCGCCATTTCCATAACGTGCcaagatcaataattatgttagAGGATCAATTCCTTCAACAACCTGATGGAACCCAAGTGCCACTTGAAATACTACAAAGTAGTAGGTTCAacccatattttaaggtaaatatatcatgcatataatttatatttgatagtagtttaatacaaatatattttaaggtaaatgtTTTGAGAGATAATGTTAAATCTCAGGATTGTATTGGGGCACTTGATGGAACACATGTTCGTGTCAAAGTGTCTAATGAGGATGCACCAAGATATCGGGGTAGTAAGGGTTACACAACACAAAATGTCTTGGCAGCATGctcatttgatttaaaattcacATACGTGTTACCAGGTTGGGAAGGAACTGCGTCAGATTCAAGAATAATAAAGAGTGCTTTAACTAGAAACGATAATTTGAAAATCCCACAAggtaaatttaattcaaatacGTATTAGGGTGTAttctttataattaaaaaatttgtagtatataattaatggttgttattgtttattaggtaaatattatcttgttgaTGCGGGATACATGAATAGAAGTCGTTTGATTGCACCTTATAGGGGAGTGCGTTATCATTTAAAGGAGTACTCTGTTCGTCCCCCTGAAAATGCTAAAGAATTGTTTAATTTGCGACATGCGTCATTACGCACTGCTATTGAAAGAGCATTTGGTGTACTTAAAAAGAGATTTCCTATCATAGCAAGTACTACAGAGCCTAATTATTGTGTTGACACtcaaaatgaaatcattttagcATGTTGCATacttcataattatttaatggGTGTCGATCCTCATGAAAGTCTTATTGCTGAAGTTAATGAAGATGTTTTGCATTCTCATCGTGAACGTGTGGCCCCTACTCCAAGAGAAGATGATGAGGATGCTAGGCAAGGAGATATTATTAGAGATTCTATAGCATCAGCTATGTGGCAAAACTATGTCCAAATGTGATAGCTTTTGGGTTTATTGTTGTCATGTCGTTTAAGACTATGTTATATTTCAATTACTTAGACctaaatgttatgcaaatttctcttttcattttgatattgctctctatattttgataattaatattaatatttacacaatattttatatttgttttttgtccTATTAATTATAGCATGGGTAAGATATCAAAGAAGAATGGTGGAGATCCAAGCAAAGAAGTACAATGGAGTAGTGTTATGGATGATGCTTTAGTGGATGCTTTTTTACATCAGGTGATCATAGGTGGTAGAGTTAATGGAACTTTTACCTCTAAGGCATATGATGACATAGTGAAAGAATTGGTTGAAAAATTTAACATGGAGATTAACAAGGATAAGGTGAAAAATCGACAAAAGACACTGAAGAAGAATTTTCATGAATGCTATGACATATTTAAAGATGGATTGAGTGGTTTTGAATGGAATGATTCTTTAAATATGTGGACAGCTGAACCAGAAGTTTGGGAGCCACTCATAGCGGtaaattaccattttttgtgagtttaattttgtgttacaTAATTATATCTGTTGTTTAACCATTTGTCTTGGTTTGTAACAGTCTAAACCTGTAGCCAAAAAGTGGATGACAACACCTATACCCAACTACTCTAAAATGGCACAACTTTGGGCCAAAGATAGAGCAAAAGATGATCATGCTGAAACTGCAAAGGAGAAACGTGCTAGGTATGCTGCATCGACCACTATTGATgagattgataatttgatatctcAAAATGAAGCTTCTTTGGAAAACTTTGAAGTGGAAGATGATCAGAGGTCACTAGAAATTAATGTTGCACGTTCTCGAGTATCATCACAAGATGCAATGTCTtctaaaagcaagaaaagacgACTGGCAGAAGATGATGAACTCGGGAATGTAATTTCTCAGTCATTTGATAATGTATCAAAAGCAATTGATAGGGCGACTGAGGTTATGGCAAAGTGTTTTTCAAAGTCATATGGAGCAGAAGTTCACGCAGCTTTGGGCGTACTGGACTTAGATCCAATATCAAAGACTGAGGCTTACATATTTTTGATGGAAAATCCAACATATAAGGAGATGTTCTTTGGTTGCCCAGATCATGAGCGCAAATGTGTCTTACTGACACTGATGTCTaggcctaaaaattaaaaaaatgtgggATTTTTTGGCGAACCTTAGTTTTGGAATagataatgttattttattttgttttggcaagACTCATTaccggaatttttttttaaaaagatatttgtttgcattgttagacaatatttattttgttgagaataaatATGTGATGCATGAATTGCTTTACACATAGAAATATACATAACTTGTTTTTTAGCAATTATAAGttttcattgattattttttatgttctttaaaatgaggggtataatagtaatgttattataaaatgattctattccattccttCTAATGTTACTTCCAAACGCTGTTACTTacttttcattccattccattcctttattttataacatccaaacaagatttttaaatttcattccattccattccattccattcatttccctactaaatccattccattccattctattccattccattcctttaatgattattccattccattccattccattcctttataaactcccaaacggaCCCTAGAGTTTTGTTTTATGTTGCTTATATTATATCTTTTACAAgcctgaaaaatattttaatgttaCAATTACCTCCACTTACAGTCAAAGATTATTGCTAAGGTTTTACAAATTGTGtctcattttaaatatttgatcgATATTAATAAGGATCAAAATTTACTAATCAATCATtcaatttgtaattaaaaaaaaggtgatgAAATTTAATTCAATCCCACTTTTTCAGTATTCATTGGCCATGGCCGGCGAGATCAGCAGGAACAACACAACACCTCATGCAATGCAATACAACCAAGAAAGTATGACCTCATCAGCTGGTGATGTTGTTGGTACTATACAATATGTTCCCcaacaacaattttattttttggttaaaaccTCAGCAGCAATAACTTTAGGGAAATACAGGagtaatatttttcaattatttaaaaacttttataaCTTTAATATTCACAGTGATATGAGTATGACCGTCTGTGagttgtgtatatatataaaaaaagtgtcatccaaataaaaataatattactttaatgataataagttgtgaaaaatattgcatACCCATCATCATTGACCCAAAATTAATAGTtgattaaaaagagaaaagtataCATTCATactatttttacaacatttttataacaaattcttggtagttagttgttatttattttaatttaaattatttttttacccacgtATAATAGTCACTAATAATTTATcacttaaattttgttataaaatatgtaaaaatattgttaacaaaacaacacaaataaCATAACCCAcaagaaatataataatttactcAACTAATAAcatcttctatttttatattcagaagagaataatttatattattaaataagagatttgtgTTAGAATTTTGTTATAACAATAATCAAAGATCAATGATATCTATCTCTAAataataactattaaaaaaaaaaaaaaaacaaaaaaaacaaaaagccgTCATAGCTTAATTTTCCcaagttttctttctttctttccacagACAAAGGTACTCTACAAGTAGAATAAGCCTACCCACTGAAGGACAAGTTTAATCacaaacaaaatcacaaaatgtACACGTGTCAAAATCCCAGAGcgagtaccaaaaaaaaaatcacacagcCCAGCCCATCTCAATCAAACCTCACTGTCCGTACAAacccatatataaatctctcattccctctctttctctctcactctccacaacaaaaaccaaaaaaaagccCTGCTACTACTGCATATAGTAGTAGTACCACTAACACATTACATTTGTAACAAACACcactctctctctaaaaaaaaaaaaaactctcctcTGTTTCTGAGCTCTTGTGACTTAGCTCCCAAGAAAATGGCGGCCAAGACTGTGTCTCTTCCgccacaaccacagccacagccacttCCACTACCGCACTCACAACCACCACCTGGGTTTGCGCATTCGCAGTGTGCTTCTTTATACGTGGGTGACTTGGACCCACAAGTCACAGAGTCCGACCTTGTCAAGCTGTTCTCCACCGTGGGTCCCATTGCCTCCGTTCGTCTCTGCCGTGACATTTCGTCCCAGAAGTCCCTCCGTTACGCCTACGTCAACTTCGCCCATCACTACCACGGTATAAAACAAATATACCCTCTgattctttctctgtttcttttttttttgtgtgtagcgtgtgtgtgtgtgtgtgtgcatgtttCTTTTTCTGCTTCTTGCTTTGTTTTTGGGGTTTTCTTGGTGAATGATGAAATGGGTTTGTCGTGGTTTTCTTGTTTCTCAAATGGGTTTTTGAGTATTTCTGGTTTCTTGGGTTTTCTTACTCTGTTTTTCTTTGtctctttgtgtgtgttttttgtatATGTTTATGTATTTTGTGTGTTTCTTGCGTTGTGTATGCGTGTATGTATCTCTCGCTCTctgtatgtataattttatatctCTGTCTTTGTGtataagtgtatatgtgtgtgtgcatgtaaGCTTTTTGGGGGTTTTCTTGGTTGATTGTGACTTGCGTACTTTTTGTTTGTGAAATGGGGTTGTAATTTCTAGAGTCTTCATGTAAATTAGGGctcgttttctttttttagcttTTGTGGTTATCAAGTGGGGTTTGCTTATTATGTTCTCTTTAGGTTGTAATTTCTACCATGAAGAACTCTTTAAGTTGTTTACAAATGGTCATTTTGGTATTTCTCTGTCTTTCTTGAGAAACAAGTTATGTTTGCTTCATGTTTCTTTTCGCCTCTTCATTCTTGCATTACCATGTATTATGTAACTACTTGTGTTCTTCAACCACATCATTTGGTTTCTTGGACTTGATATTTTAGTAACTAACCTCCACATGCTGAAGGAATTAGTTACCTTACAATTTAtgttgcttttgttttcttaaaaatgataaactaaACCAAGAATACCTTTGGACAGTTAGTAGTTAAGTCTTGGTTGAGCAGAGCATTTCCCTTTTCTGGGGAAGGATTACAAATTATGATACATACTCTGTACTAGACCCTCGATTTtctattattcttttatttctttcactttcttggcaAGCAAACAATAGTGTTTGGGTTTCCATCTTTTGTTGGGGGCGGGGGACTCTTGGTTTGTGTACTTCCAGTGTTTAATTTATTGTTAGTAGCAGCAAGATTCTTTGATTCTTCCATTAATTTTCCCTCTGATTCATCAAGTAAATATCACAATGTACTTTTGTTCTTCTGTTCTGATCAGCATCTATGGCTCTGGCCCGTCTAAATCACACCTATCTGAAGGGATTTCCAATGAGAATAATGTGGTGTCAAAGAGACCCTCTTTCAAGAAAGACTGGTTATGGAAATCTCTTTGTGAAAAACCTACCCCCTTCGATCAATAGCCTTCAGTTGCACTCTTTGTTCAGCAGATTTGGGACCATACTTTCTTGCAAAGTGGCTGAAGAAAATGGAAAGAGCAAGGGGTTTGGATTTGTCCAGTTTGATACTGAGGAATCAGCTATGAGTGCTCTTTATGCTCTCCATGATACCGTGATTGATGAGAAGAAATTGTAAGTATTCTGTTGTATATTGCTCTCTCTGTTATTTATCCTGTTTTATTCTCTTTTGCTGTcttgattatattttttaacttttgcacATTGATAAGTCCTTTTGTCTTCTGAAATCTCAGATTTCCTTGAGATAGTACTTTCTTGCTTATCCTGTTTGTCATTTGATAAATGGCATTGTCTCTGTCATAATGTGTTGATTTACAATCTGGTTCTTGAGTGGAGAGGGACAAAACTGAAGGACAAAGTTTGAAAACAACTAGCTCTTGTtgtgccaagagccttgtaattCTATGGCATTGCCCAGTTATCTCCCTGGGGGGAActtgggttcaaatcccccaccCCCACATGTTGTAAgcaaaaaaccaaacaaaagcaTAAATTTTTTCATGTTCTCTCCAAAGTTAATCAGAGCAGGGAATTCTTGGCCCTCCTTATCTCTTTCTTGTTCTGCCTAAAATCTTTTCCTCCTatgtttattatattaatttgtgccttttttttttcattgacaACAGTTTGTTCCCCAATATGATACTATATAAATTATGAACACTCCTTTTAAATTTTTCCTGTGAAGTGATTCTTAATTTTGTATCTGTTTTCATAAAATTGATCTCCAATGTGACCTCTGGATGGATACATGGATTTCTTATGTTTGTAGGTctcttgtaataataataattatgtttttgCAATTAATTCTTCCCCTTTGTCTTCATTTCTCTTTAGATATGTGTCAAAGTTTATgaagaaaagtgagaggatggCAGCACAAGAAGAACTAAATTTCACAAATCTGTATGTGAAAAATCTGAGTGAAGATATGACAGAGGAGCTCCTTCGAGATCAGTTCTCCAAGTTTGGAAAGGTTTCTAGTGTGGCCATCATGAAGGATAAACAGGGTAAATCAAGAGGTTTTGGTTTCGTCAACTTTGAGTCATCAGAAGACGCTAAAAATGCTGTTGGGGCTCTGAATGGTGCATTCATAGGTAAACATAGAacttcttcatttctttttttcttttttcttttttgataggaagAACTTCATTACTATTTCCTTTCGTTTTGAGCATTATTATGCAAAGAAAAGTTCATTGATAAGTGAAATCAATTTGTGAATCAGGATCAAAATATCTGTTTGTAGGAAGGGCTCAAAGGAAAACCGAGAGGGAAGAACTACTAAAACGTGAATGCATGGAGAGGTGCAACCATACCAATGAGCAGTTGAAGGCTTCAAACTTGTTCGTTAATAACCTCAGTACATCAGTAGATGATAACAAGTTGAAAGAACATTTCAGTACCTGTGGACAATTAACATCAGTTAAAGTGATGCGCCTTGATAATGGGATTAGTAAAGGGTTTGGCTTTGTACGTTTCTCCAATCCTGAAGATGCTATGAAAGCTCTGCATACGCTTAATGGTAAAGTCTGTTTAATGAAAGTTCTGCTTCCACTTAGGGGTAATTGATTAGTAGCTTTCTTAATtgaggtttttttctttttttttttttggtaggaaCCACTTTGGAGGGAAAAACTCTATACGTGGCTATCGCTCAGAGAAAAGAAGATCGCATAAGGACATTGCAAACTCACTGTGCTCAATTCTCACCAGAAACTTTCTATAATTGCAACTGGAATGTCCACCCTTTCTTTTATCACTTTCCTCCTTGCCCTTCTTCAAACCAGCTCCTATCCCAACCAATCGTGTATCAAGATTGTCAACAATATCCTCTAGTGACACAAACTTATCACGACCGCTTCTCCATTTTTGTAaggatttttctttattctgtaGCATGAATTTTGGGTTGAGCATTTCTATCTATTTCTCAAGTTATTCTTACATGACTGATGAAATTACAGGTTCCAAATGGGCAGAAAGAGTGGGATAACACCAGGGATCAGGTTTACCAGCAGCATGTATCTTCtgtattcctttttttttttttttctctcttcagaAACAAATAATGTATATCTCTACTTACCATCTGTCACAATTGATAGTAAATGACATCACATAACACACACCATcgataaatttattatttctctaaCAAATACTTGGGATCCTTTAAAGGCTTACATGTATCTGATTATATCACTCTTATGATCTTTTTCTTAGCTTATTCTATGGTTGTCTTGTTTTTAAATTGAACTGTTAggctcttttgttttgttcaatttttaatgtttttctatttttatggtCCCGTGACAAATGCCTACCCTAACGTTTCTGCCAGCTTCTGAAGAACAATGGGACTCCTGGAGGTCAGAAGCTTGACTTCAGAAAGAAGGGGAACAAGCGAAGTGGACCTGGGGAAAGTACCTATACTGGATCAGCAGGTGCCAAAGGCAGAGCTCACGCTGCAGGCACATCACCTGGGAAGTCCAGGAGGAACTTAGAAAAAGTTCTTGCTGAGAATCTTCAGGTCTGTGACTCATATTCTTTCATCTTAGAGGGTCTTAGAAGTTGTGTCATTCTCTAAGGACTTTATATTTTGGGGGCAAAACCTACTAACCATGATGAGCTTGATATTGAATTGATTCTCTAATGCCTGAAAATGCTACACAGATAACAGGAATGCTGTTGGAGAACAACTCTTCTGATATAACCAAGCTGCTTAACCCTCCAAATGCTCTAGGCTGTTCAAGTTTTGGAGGAAAATGATAGAATCATCACAGAAGGCattttgtttcttgaaataCTAATCTGGCCTTGGACAAATCTAACAAGTTCACTAGTCTCTTCTCAAGTTCTCATCAGAAGGCGTTTTGTTTTTTGCTCTACTGACAAGGGACCGGCAGCGGATTTGTCAATATTGTCATATATCTGAAATAGAACATACAAACCTATTCTGACCCTGCTGCCgtttttcttttccatcttttgtGCTTAGTTTTTTGTGAAGACAAATTGAGgtattgaaactgaaaattgaagtCTCATATGGCTTGCATGATGAACAAAGCATGGTTTCCatcttttttcctctctttcttagCCAAATATATTCTGTCTAATACAATActacattttcctttttgtttgcaTGGTGAGCAAAGTATTATACTTTATTTTggccttttattttccttaatcAACTCTGCTATTATTCATGTAAAATgtctttttttggatagaaataagcCTAAGAAGGCAAAATCTATTACAAACAAACTGCATAATTTATGGATGGAGTGCTATGAGAGACAATAAATGTCCTCAGTTATAAGATTACTATTACAGCTGTTGCAACCTTTCCATGAAAGTAGCAGAATAGCACAGTATTGGTCTTCttacataatataaaaaagaaagcatatATCAGAATCACCGTCAGACGAGGGAGATGCCTTGGGAAATCAATGCATCAGCAAGGACCTGATTAGCAGCCTGAGATGGATGGACACTGTCCCAAAACACATACTGAGTTGCATTAGAACAAGTCCCTATTGACTTTGGATTGCACAAAAATGATGTTGTCTCTACGATCCCTGTACCACAGCAGCCTCTCCTTGCTTCAGCAAAACctacaaaaagggaaaaaataggGAAAGATGATTACTATTAAAACGCTTAAAAGTAACCCAAGTTTTAATTCCTCAGACAGAGGCTTCCTAATCGGTAATCAGTTAAAAAAAACATGTTGCTTACCAAATTTGGATGGAGATCGAATAAGATCATAGAGTGGCTTATAAATGTCAAAGATAACTATCTTAAGACCAGGAAGTTGCTTTTTGAGACTTGTTGCAGCTGAGTTGATCTTCTTATTAAATGCTTGGGCATCAGTGTTGATCCTAGAGACGCACCCATTATCATGAAATCCAAATAAGGTGATGGCAAGAGGAAGGCAACCCAATGGAGGGAGTGAAGTCACCCCAAGTTTTCTGGCTCCCAGACCATACAATTCCTGTTTTTAATCATAGCCAAGTAATTATCCAGGGgaattatataattttcaagcacatttttcacaacttatgTAAGAAAGTTAGAAAACaataaagcattaaaaaaatcattaaaattataattactcCTTGAGCATAaccgtaatttttttttttttgagtaaaagaaaatccataattaggtaaacaaacaaataattttgaaatttcatatttaatcaTGTCAAGTACATAAAGGGGTCCACAAtgaattatatgattttaattaacatatatatatatacacacacataccatttttaaaaaaatatatatatatatatatatatatacatatattttttctcttagAGACTGAATATATtagttatcacaataataataatttatttatttattagtatgtgttatataaatTTCGAAATATATCTAATCATTTTAAATTTGCTAAGTGCTTTATGAGTAAACTAGTTGTTCTTGGTGTTTCTATAGAGACATCTAAAGTTTAAATCCCCTAATTAttcaaagataaataaaaaataaaaaaagctttcCAACATGCATGTCAGCTAATTGTACCCTTTGTACTAAAGTTCAAATACTGATACATGCAATTTCTacattttttcaaacaaaaacattGGTCCAAACAGCGACCGATTCTGTTGAATTAGTTGGTTCAACCGGAGTTTATTCGGCTCTTGAATTTTGTTAAAAGATCCGGTTCAATGAGATTAAAAAACTGTGCAGCCAGCTGTTTATTCAACACTTAACGACTAAACATGGCATTTGAGGCACATATTTTCAGTCTAATTAATTTAGTGCAAAACGTGAAATTTAGTAACCACAATGATGTACCTTAACAAAGCTTGTGAATGCGCCAACAAGGAGGTTGGAATACTGATCAGGAGTGTAGACTTTGTTGACCAAAGGATTGACATAATAATTCTGAAGAAAGTCACTATTACCAGCactcaaaatatatattgcTTCCTTGATTATGGTTGCTGCTTTCTTACTACCAGCCACCTTTGCTAGCTTGGTTTGGTATTCCTTGTAGTATTTCAACTGCTGAGACAACGGGATTGCATGCTACCACAAACCAAAATTTCATTTGTATAAAGAAATCAATTCTTATAATCAAATCAAGTTTACTAATTTGAGACTGAGAAAAGACTAGCATAAGATGAAATTCCTTACACTAATGCGGGCAGCTTTTTCATCATAACCAGAGGCAGCTGAAGCAAAGTTAGCTCCAATTAGGAGGTTCTTTCCTGATGCTTGTGGGCTAAGATATGCTGGAGCATAAGTCTTAAAACCCAGAGTTTCAGCTGCAAAATGTAAGATTCGAGTAAAGATTAAAgcttatttatattattaaaaggacataaatttttttataaaaaaaaaactgaatttgACTGCTATGTGTTCTAATTGCTTATATACCAATTGAAAATTCTTATTTAGACTCCAATAAATTATGCAGCGGATAAGTAAATTAactaaacaaattattattCCACACAAATAATGCAAACAGATATCAGACATTCCCTTTATTTCGTTGTtaaggtgttttacacactaaaattttcaacattttacCATGTTTGTTTCATTGTAAAATTTAGTTAAACTCGAAAATATTTTTCGTTAACTgtaaaatcttttataaaatgttttacttttaaaaatttggtaaaacattttacaaaaacacaCTATGACTCTTCCAGTCTTTCCCCATTTGGTGACTAGATCCTCGGTTGGTTGGCTAGGCAGTTGGTGGAGCTGGTCCGGTCATCAGAGCCACTAGTGTTAGACCTCTGGTACATGCAATTCGGTCACCAGAGCCATTGGTCCGGTAACCGGTGACGTTGGCAGTTTGGATTGAAGAATTTTACATGTCGTgacaaacacttgaaaatattttactaaaaattttttattgcaaaaCAAATGGAGCAACAAACACATTTATtctatcaaaatcaaaaaacaatataatCAAAGcggtaaaaaatatataattggtaACGAAGTAAAAAACCAATGAAAGCCACTTTAATGGATTCACAAATTTGATTCATTACTCTGTTATGATCCCTATGCAGCCACTCTAGCATTGATGCTTTCTACTTACCAGTTATATCAGTGGCAAGTTTTCCATTGCAAAACCTGCCAGTAGGCTGGTGATTGATAAAGTCTCTCCCATATGGAGGGAAATTGGCCTTGAAAAGAGTGGGGAGATAGTCATTGTTCCCCACATCCACTGCAGAGTCACCAAAAGTTATAATTGCTGGTACAAGAGCACTTGATTCTTGCCCATCTCCGAATCTTGCTAGTGCAAATGAGACCAACAAAAGCAGTGCACTTCTGAAGTGGGTATTCATCTTTCACAACAATGGTGTTCTGAGGCTTTGAGCTGGGACTTGAACCATATATGAAGTATGAAACGGACCCCATTGAAGTTGGTCTTGAAGAAAAGAGGATGGAAGTTGAATTAATAGTCATTAAATGAGAAGCCTCGAGTGGCTTACCTTTTATTGATAGATGTGACTTAcacccaaattttttattatacatttgTTCTTTCTGCATGTGTTAAAGATTTTTTCTCTGTAGCTCACACGTTAAGGAGAAATCACAAATAGTgagttcatcttcttcattaAGGCAAAGGTAGTTGGGAAGATAGTTGGTGGCATTATGAGTTTAAAGGCACCAGAAAGTTGCATATGCTAGAGTTATTTCGGTGGTTGCAGCTACAAAACTAGCTGATTGGTGACTACTGGTTTGAAGTGTAGGGTATGGGTGGCCCTAATACTAATTAACAGTATTCTTAAATGAAAGATGTGAGATTATGCAATATTGGTAAGATTGAATATctatgtaaattttttcaatGATAGTTGGGAAAATTTTGACCTCAAGagttgttgaagatgtggaaaATCAAAGAGAATCAATGTGAATCCTCAAGCTCAGTAATTTTGGAATGTGAAATTAATGTAGATCAAAACTTGGCCACATCAAGAATTTGAAGAACTTGAACCTTGAAAGAAGTGGGGTTAAAGTAATTTGTGATGTGGGAATAGAAGGGactgtaattattattttttgttgttctgTCTGCTGAGATGGACTTTCAACCATGGTCACGGATGGACCAATCATAGCTACAATTGTTTCAGATCAATGCTTCCATAGCTGCCTTTgtggtttttatatatatagcttcCACAGCTACGCTTTT is a genomic window of Quercus lobata isolate SW786 chromosome 2, ValleyOak3.0 Primary Assembly, whole genome shotgun sequence containing:
- the LOC115975919 gene encoding polyadenylate-binding protein 6-like isoform X1; translation: MAAKTVSLPPQPQPQPLPLPHSQPPPGFAHSQCASLYVGDLDPQVTESDLVKLFSTVGPIASVRLCRDISSQKSLRYAYVNFAHHYHASMALARLNHTYLKGFPMRIMWCQRDPLSRKTGYGNLFVKNLPPSINSLQLHSLFSRFGTILSCKVAEENGKSKGFGFVQFDTEESAMSALYALHDTVIDEKKLYVSKFMKKSERMAAQEELNFTNLYVKNLSEDMTEELLRDQFSKFGKVSSVAIMKDKQGKSRGFGFVNFESSEDAKNAVGALNGAFIGSKYLFVGRAQRKTEREELLKRECMERCNHTNEQLKASNLFVNNLSTSVDDNKLKEHFSTCGQLTSVKVMRLDNGISKGFGFVRFSNPEDAMKALHTLNGTTLEGKTLYVAIAQRKEDRIRTLQTHCAQFSPETFYNCNWNVHPFFYHFPPCPSSNQLLSQPIVYQDCQQYPLVTQTYHDRFSIFVPNGQKEWDNTRDQVYQQHLLKNNGTPGGQKLDFRKKGNKRSGPGESTYTGSAGAKGRAHAAGTSPGKSRRNLEKVLAENLQITGMLLENNSSDITKLLNPPNALGCSSFGGK
- the LOC115966822 gene encoding uncharacterized protein LOC115966822 gives rise to the protein MGKISKKNGGDPSKEVQWSSVMDDALVDAFLHQVIIGGRVNGTFTSKAYDDIVKELVEKFNMEINKDKVKNRQKTLKKNFHECYDIFKDGLSGFEWNDSLNMWTAEPEVWEPLIASKPVAKKWMTTPIPNYSKMAQLWAKDRAKDDHAETAKEKRARYAASTTIDEIDNLISQNEASLENFEVEDDQRSLEINVARSRVSSQDAMSSKSKKRRLAEDDELGNVISQSFDNVSKAIDRATEVMAKCFSKSYGAEVHAALGVLDLDPISKTEAYIFLMENPTYKEMFFGCPDHERKCVLLTLMSRPKN
- the LOC115975920 gene encoding GDSL esterase/lipase APG-like, giving the protein MNTHFRSALLLLVSFALARFGDGQESSALVPAIITFGDSAVDVGNNDYLPTLFKANFPPYGRDFINHQPTGRFCNGKLATDITAETLGFKTYAPAYLSPQASGKNLLIGANFASAASGYDEKAARISHAIPLSQQLKYYKEYQTKLAKVAGSKKAATIIKEAIYILSAGNSDFLQNYYVNPLVNKVYTPDQYSNLLVGAFTSFVKELYGLGARKLGVTSLPPLGCLPLAITLFGFHDNGCVSRINTDAQAFNKKINSAATSLKKQLPGLKIVIFDIYKPLYDLIRSPSKFGFAEARRGCCGTGIVETTSFLCNPKSIGTCSNATQYVFWDSVHPSQAANQVLADALISQGISLV
- the LOC115975919 gene encoding polyadenylate-binding protein 6-like isoform X2 — its product is MAAKTVSLPPQPQPQPLPLPHSQPPPGFAHSQCASLYVGDLDPQVTESDLVKLFSTVGPIASVRLCRDISSQKSLRYAYVNFAHHYHASMALARLNHTYLKGFPMRIMWCQRDPLSRKTGYGNLFVKNLPPSINSLQLHSLFSRFGTILSCKVAEENGKSKGFGFVQFDTEESAMSALYALHDTVIDEKKLYVSKFMKKSERMAAQEELNFTNLYVKNLSEDMTEELLRDQFSKFGKVSSVAIMKDKQGKSRGFGFVNFESSEDAKNAVGALNGAFIGSKYLFVGRAQRKTEREELLKRECMERCNHTNEQLKASNLFVNNLSTSVDDNKLKEHFSTCGQLTSVKVMRLDNGISKGFGFVRFSNPEDAMKALHTLNGTTLEGKTLYVAIAQRKEDRIRTLQTHCAQFSPETFYNCNWNVHPFFYHFPPCPSSNQLLSQPIVYQDCQQYPLVTQTYHDRFSIFVPNGQKEWDNTRDQLLKNNGTPGGQKLDFRKKGNKRSGPGESTYTGSAGAKGRAHAAGTSPGKSRRNLEKVLAENLQITGMLLENNSSDITKLLNPPNALGCSSFGGK